From one Streptomyces mobaraensis genomic stretch:
- a CDS encoding NAD(P)-dependent oxidoreductase, whose translation MDTEVSVVGLGAMGAALAGAFLAAGHATTVWNRTRDKALPLVARGAVEAASSEVAVGAAPLVVVCLSTYEAVREVLAPCAAELAGRTLVNFTSGSPVQARGAADRARERDVRYLDAAVLVMPSGVGRPDSLQLYGGPRPAFDAHRGVLAALGDPVHLGDDPALPAVHDVALLGLLWSTLTGWLHGVALTGADGPGGGVSATAYTGVAGRWMRTVGRLMEEYAPQIDAGAYPAGEFPLDQHLMLMGLLEHAGELRGVESGLPRVFLGLAGRAVEDGHGADGYARLIEYVRGRAAR comes from the coding sequence ATGGACACCGAGGTGAGCGTGGTCGGCCTGGGGGCGATGGGGGCCGCGCTGGCCGGCGCGTTCCTGGCCGCCGGGCACGCGACGACGGTCTGGAACCGGACGCGCGACAAGGCGCTGCCGCTTGTCGCGCGCGGCGCGGTGGAGGCCGCCTCGTCCGAAGTGGCCGTCGGCGCCGCCCCGCTGGTCGTCGTCTGCCTGTCGACGTACGAGGCCGTGCGCGAGGTGCTGGCGCCGTGCGCCGCGGAACTCGCGGGCCGGACGCTCGTCAACTTCACCTCCGGATCGCCGGTCCAGGCCCGGGGCGCCGCCGACCGGGCACGCGAGCGGGACGTCCGCTACCTCGACGCCGCGGTCCTGGTGATGCCGTCCGGTGTGGGCCGGCCGGACTCCCTCCAGCTGTACGGCGGGCCGCGCCCCGCCTTCGACGCGCACCGCGGCGTCCTGGCCGCCCTCGGGGACCCGGTGCACCTGGGGGACGACCCGGCCCTGCCCGCCGTCCACGACGTCGCGCTGCTCGGCCTGCTGTGGTCCACGCTCACCGGCTGGCTGCACGGCGTGGCGCTCACGGGCGCGGACGGGCCGGGCGGCGGGGTGTCGGCGACGGCCTACACCGGGGTCGCGGGCCGCTGGATGAGGACCGTCGGCCGGCTGATGGAGGAGTACGCACCGCAGATCGACGCGGGCGCGTACCCGGCCGGGGAGTTTCCGCTGGACCAGCACCTGATGCTGATGGGGCTGCTGGAGCACGCCGGTGAGCTGCGAGGGGTGGAATCCGGTCTTCCGAGGGTGTTCCTCGGGCTGGCGGGGCGCGCGGTGGAGGACGGGCACGGCGCCGACGGGTACGCCCGCCTCATCGAGTACGTCCGGGGGCGCGCCGCCCGGTGA
- a CDS encoding UBP-type zinc finger domain-containing protein — translation MSASKKGPDGPHGPSAWQVAADVEGRPPDRTCGHLAQARPVTPNTPEGCEECLRIGSTWVHLRACLVCGHVGCCDSSPHRHASAHAHGTPGHDLARSIEPGEDWAWCYADELLLLPS, via the coding sequence ATGAGCGCGTCGAAGAAGGGGCCGGACGGGCCGCACGGGCCGTCGGCGTGGCAGGTCGCCGCCGACGTCGAGGGCCGCCCACCGGACCGCACCTGCGGCCACCTGGCGCAGGCCCGCCCGGTGACCCCCAACACCCCGGAAGGCTGCGAGGAGTGCCTGCGCATCGGGAGCACCTGGGTGCACCTGCGCGCGTGCCTGGTCTGCGGGCACGTGGGCTGCTGCGACAGCTCGCCCCACCGGCACGCGAGCGCGCACGCGCACGGCACGCCCGGTCACGACCTCGCGCGCTCCATCGAGCCGGGTGAGGACTGGGCCTGGTGTTACGCGGACGAGCTGCTGCTCCTTCCGTCGTAG